In Gammaproteobacteria bacterium, one genomic interval encodes:
- a CDS encoding aminopeptidase P N-terminal domain-containing protein translates to MTQLDIFGRRRRDIMALMGDGVAVMPTAPVSRRNNDVDYPFRPDSDFQYLSGFPEPESVLVLVPGRTHGEYILFCRERDAEKETWHGRRAGLEGAIESFGADDAFPIEDIDDILPGLLENRPKIFSCMGRYSEFDNQLLQWFNEVKSKKRAGISAPGELVDISHLLHEFRLIKSNHEISIMKRAARVSADAHCRAMRACKPGMMEYQIEAELEYEFLKGGAHSSAYPSIVAGGANSCILHYTENSDKLIDGDLLLIDAGAEIDCYAADITRTLPVNGTYSAEQRAVYDIVLDAQVAAIAEVKSGHHWNQPHEAAVKRLAQGMIDLGLLEGGIEDVIENKRYQRFYMHRTGHWLGMDVHDVGDYRLGDQWRLLEPGMVLTVEPGLYIPAADDIDQRWHNIGIRIEDDVLVTRKNAQVLSGGVPKQPAEVEALMAEGVGS, encoded by the coding sequence ATGACTCAATTGGACATCTTCGGCCGGCGACGGCGTGACATTATGGCGCTCATGGGTGACGGGGTTGCCGTCATGCCCACTGCACCGGTCTCCCGACGAAACAATGATGTTGATTATCCTTTCCGTCCTGATAGTGATTTTCAGTATCTGAGCGGCTTTCCCGAACCTGAATCTGTGCTGGTACTGGTTCCAGGTCGAACACACGGCGAGTACATACTGTTCTGCCGAGAACGCGATGCAGAAAAGGAAACATGGCACGGCCGACGCGCTGGCCTTGAAGGCGCAATCGAGTCCTTCGGGGCTGACGATGCGTTTCCCATAGAAGATATCGACGACATACTGCCGGGCCTGCTGGAGAACCGCCCCAAGATTTTCTCCTGCATGGGTCGTTACTCCGAATTCGATAATCAGCTTCTGCAGTGGTTCAACGAGGTCAAATCCAAAAAACGTGCGGGGATCAGCGCACCCGGCGAACTGGTGGACATCAGCCACCTGCTGCATGAATTCCGATTGATCAAGTCAAACCACGAAATTTCAATCATGAAACGTGCAGCACGTGTCTCAGCGGATGCTCATTGCCGGGCCATGCGCGCCTGCAAACCAGGCATGATGGAGTACCAGATCGAAGCTGAACTCGAATATGAATTTCTAAAAGGCGGCGCCCACTCGTCGGCTTATCCGTCGATTGTTGCCGGCGGTGCAAACAGCTGCATTCTGCACTACACCGAAAACAGCGACAAATTGATTGATGGTGATCTGCTGCTGATCGATGCGGGTGCAGAGATCGACTGTTATGCAGCAGACATCACCCGAACGTTACCGGTCAACGGCACTTACAGCGCTGAGCAACGGGCGGTCTACGACATCGTTTTAGACGCACAGGTCGCGGCCATCGCCGAAGTCAAATCCGGGCATCACTGGAACCAGCCTCACGAGGCCGCCGTTAAGCGCTTAGCCCAAGGAATGATCGATCTCGGTTTGCTTGAGGGCGGTATTGAAGATGTGATTGAAAACAAGCGTTACCAGCGATTCTATATGCATCGCACCGGTCACTGGCTGGGTATGGACGTGCACGATGTAGGCGATTATCGACTCGGCGATCAATGGCGACTGCTGGAGCCCGGCATGGTATTGACCGTTGAACCCGGTCTGTACATCCCAGCGGCTGACGATATCGATCAACGGTGGCACAACATCGGCATTCGTATCGAAGACGACGTTCTGGTAACCCGTAAGAATGCCCAGGTTCTGTCTGGCGGCGTACCCAAACAGCCGGCCGAGGTTGAAGCGTTGATGGCGGAGGGTGTCGGGAGCTGA
- the ubiH gene encoding 2-octaprenyl-6-methoxyphenyl hydroxylase encodes MAHATDVVIIGGGLIGASLALALEPLELSIDVLESIPFNHDAQPSFDERTIALTWSSRRVFEAIGIWSEIATDACPIHSIHVSDQGHFGGTHLDRSLINTDALGYVVPSRTLGYALLNRLQDSIPIRYHAPAVVASLQSDREFVNVQVDNASHDRKARLAVLADGGRSALGQQIGICRLEKSYPEVVLVAMVATDQDHQHRAYERFTQHGPLALLPAGPRRFALAWTLPKPTAKTYAELSNEEFLSRLQMSFGERAGVFCNVGERNTYAVGLTELYQPVSGRVVAIGNAAHIVHPVAGQGFNLGLRDVAELAENIVNATEHHQDLGSMAVLSRYADHRRVQTRRVQHFTDGLLRIFSNDYPGLNLLRSAGLQTLDMMPGVKRHLLRRTAGLRGPLPRLARGLPLRPN; translated from the coding sequence GTGGCGCACGCAACCGATGTCGTCATCATCGGCGGCGGACTGATCGGCGCCAGTCTTGCGCTCGCCCTGGAACCACTCGAGCTGTCGATCGATGTGCTCGAGTCTATCCCGTTTAATCACGACGCCCAGCCCAGCTTCGACGAACGGACCATTGCGCTCACCTGGAGTTCTCGCAGAGTCTTCGAGGCGATCGGCATCTGGTCAGAAATCGCAACTGACGCATGCCCGATTCACAGCATTCATGTCTCGGATCAAGGCCATTTCGGTGGTACGCACTTGGATCGCAGTCTGATCAATACCGATGCGCTGGGGTATGTTGTGCCATCTCGGACTTTAGGCTATGCACTACTGAACCGCCTCCAGGATAGTATCCCCATTCGCTATCATGCACCCGCCGTCGTTGCTTCCCTGCAGAGTGATCGCGAATTCGTCAACGTGCAGGTTGATAACGCATCTCACGATCGAAAGGCGCGGCTCGCGGTACTGGCTGATGGCGGGCGCTCAGCGCTTGGCCAACAAATCGGGATCTGTCGCCTGGAAAAGTCATACCCGGAAGTGGTGTTGGTTGCGATGGTCGCGACTGATCAAGACCATCAGCACCGGGCCTATGAGCGCTTTACACAGCATGGGCCACTCGCACTCTTACCCGCCGGCCCCCGGCGTTTCGCCCTGGCCTGGACCTTGCCCAAGCCAACGGCGAAAACCTACGCTGAATTATCCAACGAAGAGTTTTTATCCCGTCTACAGATGAGTTTTGGTGAGCGTGCGGGTGTTTTTTGTAACGTCGGCGAGCGTAACACCTACGCGGTCGGGCTGACTGAGTTGTATCAGCCCGTATCCGGCCGGGTCGTTGCAATCGGCAATGCCGCCCACATCGTCCACCCTGTCGCGGGACAGGGATTCAACCTTGGTCTTCGTGATGTGGCTGAACTCGCTGAAAATATTGTCAACGCGACAGAACATCATCAAGATCTCGGCTCTATGGCTGTTCTATCCCGCTACGCTGACCACCGCCGTGTCCAAACCCGTCGCGTCCAGCACTTCACTGACGGCTTGCTCCGGATTTTCTCGAATGACTACCCCGGCCTTAACCTGCTGCGCAGTGCTGGTCTGCAAACACTGGATATGATGCCCGGTGTCAAACGACACTTGCTTCGCCGCACCGCGGGGCTCCGTGGGCCTCTACCGCGACTGGCCCGTGGACTGCCCTTGCGTCCCAATTAA
- a CDS encoding FAD-dependent oxidoreductase, with translation MPTQTDPDFDVVVAGAGMIGCTCAVAIAQSGVRVALVDPGPINFKHSRPNEIRVSAINLATENILRALGAWSVLKAESLSPFRQIDVWDAGSSGQITFSAAAAG, from the coding sequence ATGCCAACCCAAACAGATCCTGATTTTGACGTGGTTGTGGCCGGTGCCGGTATGATCGGGTGCACCTGCGCCGTGGCGATTGCCCAATCCGGTGTCCGTGTTGCGCTGGTCGATCCCGGCCCCATCAATTTCAAACACAGCCGCCCAAATGAGATTCGGGTGAGCGCCATCAACCTTGCGACTGAAAATATTCTCCGTGCATTGGGTGCATGGTCTGTTTTAAAGGCCGAAAGCTTGTCCCCGTTTCGTCAGATCGACGTCTGGGACGCCGGAAGTTCAGGTCAAATCACCTTCAGTGCAGCAGCTGCAGG